Part of the Shewanella eurypsychrophilus genome is shown below.
GTCAAATAGTGCCATCACTTCGGCACTTTTTCTGTGGCACATTAGGCAGGTATCTGCGCCTTTGGATGAATATTTACCTTCGGCAAATTTTTGGTCAAGAATAGCTTCTACTTCAGCTGGGTCTTTATCATCCCAAGGAGCAGCTATTATGTTTAAACTGAATACTGTTAATAAAAATAACAGGCAAGCCAAAGCCTTGCTGTTTGTCCAAGCAGATCCCATGTTCATCATCACACATCCTGAGCGCAGTTAAGCTAATAATTGTTATATTAGTAATCATCTAATTTACCAATGCATAATAATAGAACATTTAAGTGACAAATGAGTAACAAGCGCGAATAAATTAACGGGTAAAGAGTGATGATTCTGAAGGATAAAACTTGAAGTGTGATCTAGATCACCGTCGGGGTGTGGGGAAAACATGATTTTTACTAAAGTAATAACTATTCGTATTTGAGTTCTTGCTAAATTTAATTAATCACAATCATTTATTAGTTGAGACTTTTGTCACATAATAAGGAATACAATTGAAAACTATTATCGTTTCGAATGCGAAAGATTGATCTAGGTAAAGTTATTCTTTTTTTTCCTCCGTTAAAATTAGTTCAAGTTTAAGAATTATTAAAACCTGTTGAAGGTATAAAAGCATAATGAAATTAAGCGATTTAAACCCTGGCGATCACGCCACTATTTCTGAAGTAGGTCAATTAGATTTGCCTTCTGTAGTTAAACGTAAATTACTCTCTATGGGTATCACCCCAAATACCTCTTTTCATGTGATACGAAAAGCGCCGATGGGATCTGGCTTAGAGCTAGATATCCGAGGCAGTCGATTATGTATGCGCCGTGATCTTGCAGACATAATTGATGTGGACAAAGTGAGTGTTTTAAATCTAGAGGTGGAGAAAACGAATGGCTAAGCAGTTTCATTGTGTCACAGTGGGTAACCCTAATGCGGGTAAATCGACACTTTTTAATGCCCTTACTGGTGCTAATCAACAGGTAGGTAACTGGTCAGGTGTGACGGTTGAGAAAAAAACCGGTCAATTTGCACTTAATGGTACCGATGTTTCTCTTACTGATCTTCCAGGTATCTATGATCTTTTACCTGCGGGTAATAGTTGTGACTGCTCTTTGGATGAGCAGATCGCGCAACAGTTTCTCGCAGAACAACAAGTTGACGGCATCATTAACCTTGTTGATGCGACTAATATAGAAAGACACCTCTACTTAACGGTTCAGCTCCGTGAGCTTGGCATTCCAATGGTTGTCGTGCTTAACAAAATAGATGCTGCGAAAAAACATGGCATTGAAGTTGATGTTGAACAGATGAGTAATACGTTGGGCTGCCCAGTCGTCGCAGTCTGTTCTCGTGAAGAGGGTGATATAGATAAAGTTAAGTCTCAGGTTATTGCTCTTCTCGAAGGGCGTGTTTCAGAAGAGCCCTTAGTGCTCAATTACGATCAAGACATTGAGAAAGGTGTCATTAATTTATTGGCAAGTGACGCTAATCTTAGTCGTGGCCGTGCTCTGGCGATGTTAGCCAACGGCATAGGATGTGGTCAGTGTAAAAATAGCCAGATGCAATCTGAAGTCAATCAATGTTCAGAGTCGATAGCAAGACAGGGCAAAGATATTGAAATTATGGTTGCCACCACACGCTTTGATTTTGTCCAAAACGTTTTTAACTCGTCTGTATCTGCAAATGGCGCAGAAACCATGAGTGATAAGTTAGACAAGGTCATACTGCATCCAGTCGCAGGCGTGCCTGTTTTCCTATTCGTCATGTATTTGATGTTCATGTTCAGCATCAACGTTGGCAGCTCGTTTATCGATTTCTTTGATATGACCGCAGGTGCTATTTTTGTTGATTACCTAGGCGCATTGATGTCTAGCCTAGGCTCTCCGACATGGCTGGTGACTATCATTGCTGGTGGTGTTGGCCAAGGTATTCAGACTGTTGCAACCTTTATTCCTGTTATCGCTGCACTTTTCTTGGCACTTTCAGTGCTTGAAGGCTCTGGTTACATGGCGCGTGCAGCTTTTGTGGTAGATGGGTTAATGCGACGCATAGGTTTACCCGGTAAAGCGTTTGTTCCTATGATTGTTGGTTTTGGCTGTTCAGTGCCTGCTATTATGGCCACCCGTACTCTAGGCAGTGAGCGTGAGCGTATCGTTACCGGCATGATGGCGCCGTTTATGTCATG
Proteins encoded:
- a CDS encoding FeoA family protein, which gives rise to MKLSDLNPGDHATISEVGQLDLPSVVKRKLLSMGITPNTSFHVIRKAPMGSGLELDIRGSRLCMRRDLADIIDVDKVSVLNLEVEKTNG
- the feoB gene encoding Fe(2+) transporter permease subunit FeoB, translating into MAKQFHCVTVGNPNAGKSTLFNALTGANQQVGNWSGVTVEKKTGQFALNGTDVSLTDLPGIYDLLPAGNSCDCSLDEQIAQQFLAEQQVDGIINLVDATNIERHLYLTVQLRELGIPMVVVLNKIDAAKKHGIEVDVEQMSNTLGCPVVAVCSREEGDIDKVKSQVIALLEGRVSEEPLVLNYDQDIEKGVINLLASDANLSRGRALAMLANGIGCGQCKNSQMQSEVNQCSESIARQGKDIEIMVATTRFDFVQNVFNSSVSANGAETMSDKLDKVILHPVAGVPVFLFVMYLMFMFSINVGSSFIDFFDMTAGAIFVDYLGALMSSLGSPTWLVTIIAGGVGQGIQTVATFIPVIAALFLALSVLEGSGYMARAAFVVDGLMRRIGLPGKAFVPMIVGFGCSVPAIMATRTLGSERERIVTGMMAPFMSCGARLPVYALFAAAFFPESGQNLVFLLYIIGVLAAVGTGLLLRSTVLPGSSSAVVMELPSYEKPKFKTVMNRTGKRTKSFILGAGKTIVIVVTLLNFVNAIGIDGTFGHEDSSESVLSVASQKITPLFAPMGVEQDNWPATVGIITGIFAKEAVVGTLNSLYSTPAGEDEELAPFIETLNEALATIPENLLGIQVNDPLGLDVGDVTSLQTASEELEVDSSTFTALQAGFTGIAAAFAYLLFILLYTPCVAAMGALVGEFGGRWAAFAGVWTFALAYGTATIFYQVATFSAHPVSSSLWIGFFLSALAIFYIWLKLKAKRTEMQTLNVKVITD